Proteins from one Haloarchaeobius litoreus genomic window:
- a CDS encoding HAD family hydrolase — protein MAVSFDLFGTLVERVDAGGDDPAARVGAELSARDVAVPDDWAAAYRERHIDAPEGAEVPLPAHVSAALASRGVDAPGNAARRAVVAAFDPEIRTRPGAVDAVAAAREVGPVALCSNCSVPELVGRTLIRSELSRGDFDAVVSSVGCGWRKPACEMFETTADRLDAVPGDLVHVGDDPRTDGGIEALGGRFVDVADVPLSDLADELGWDG, from the coding sequence GTGGCAGTCTCGTTCGACCTGTTCGGGACGCTGGTCGAGCGCGTCGATGCCGGGGGCGACGACCCGGCGGCGCGTGTCGGGGCCGAGCTGTCGGCCCGCGACGTGGCGGTCCCGGACGACTGGGCGGCGGCCTACCGCGAGAGACACATCGATGCGCCCGAGGGGGCGGAGGTCCCGCTCCCGGCGCACGTCTCCGCAGCGCTCGCGAGCCGTGGCGTCGACGCACCGGGGAACGCGGCCCGCCGGGCGGTCGTCGCCGCGTTCGACCCCGAGATTCGGACACGTCCGGGTGCCGTCGACGCGGTCGCGGCCGCACGCGAGGTGGGTCCGGTCGCACTGTGCTCGAACTGTTCGGTGCCGGAGCTCGTGGGCCGCACGCTCATCCGCTCCGAACTCTCCAGAGGCGACTTCGACGCCGTCGTGAGCAGCGTCGGCTGCGGGTGGCGCAAGCCCGCCTGCGAGATGTTCGAGACGACGGCCGACCGGCTCGACGCCGTCCCCGGAGATCTCGTCCACGTCGGCGACGACCCCAGGACCGACGGGGGTATCGAGGCACTGGGCGGACGCTTCGTCGACGTTGCCGACGTGCCTCTCTCCGACCTCGCCGACGAGCTGGGGTGGGACGGATGA
- the ftsZ gene encoding cell division protein FtsZ produces MQDIVQEALEHEEREQKQQADATGDEFGDPRIVIVGCGGAGNNTVNRLYNIGVDGADTVAINTDKQHLKMIEADTKILVGKSLTNGLGAGGDPSMGERATEMAQGTIKEVLGDADLVFVTAGMGGGTGTGAAPVVSSIAKEQGAIVVGMVSTPFNVERARTVKAEEGLEKLREEADSIIVLDNNRLLDYVPNLPIGKAFSVMDQIIAETVKGISETITQPSLINLDYADMTSIMNQGGVAVMLVGETQDKNKTREVVNDAMNHPLLDVDYRGASGGLVHITGGPDLTLKEAEGIANNITERLEASANVIWGARIQENYKGKVRVMAIMTGVQSAQVLGPSTQKQANKSRQAIDGVDEAEFEAQPGGQPVQNGGNQSVNGGGSNSGSTWGDGGQEEIEQNNGLDVIR; encoded by the coding sequence ATGCAGGATATCGTCCAAGAAGCCCTCGAGCACGAGGAACGAGAGCAGAAACAGCAGGCCGACGCGACGGGTGACGAGTTCGGCGACCCGCGCATCGTCATCGTCGGTTGCGGTGGCGCCGGCAACAACACCGTCAACCGACTGTACAACATCGGTGTCGACGGTGCCGACACGGTCGCCATCAACACCGACAAGCAGCACCTCAAGATGATAGAGGCCGACACGAAGATACTCGTCGGCAAGTCCCTCACCAACGGGCTCGGCGCTGGCGGCGACCCCTCGATGGGCGAGCGCGCGACCGAGATGGCGCAGGGAACCATCAAGGAGGTGCTCGGCGACGCGGACCTCGTGTTCGTGACCGCCGGCATGGGCGGCGGGACCGGCACCGGTGCCGCTCCGGTCGTCTCCAGCATCGCCAAGGAGCAGGGCGCAATCGTCGTCGGCATGGTGTCGACGCCGTTCAACGTCGAGCGCGCCCGCACGGTGAAGGCCGAGGAGGGGCTGGAGAAGCTCCGCGAGGAGGCCGACTCCATCATCGTGCTGGACAACAACCGGCTGCTCGACTACGTCCCGAACCTGCCCATCGGCAAGGCGTTCTCGGTCATGGACCAGATCATCGCCGAGACGGTCAAGGGCATCTCGGAGACCATCACGCAGCCCAGTCTCATCAACCTGGACTACGCCGACATGACGTCCATCATGAACCAGGGTGGCGTCGCGGTGATGCTCGTCGGCGAGACACAGGACAAGAACAAGACCCGCGAGGTGGTGAACGACGCGATGAACCACCCGCTGCTGGACGTGGACTACCGTGGTGCATCCGGTGGACTCGTCCACATCACGGGTGGCCCCGACCTCACACTGAAGGAGGCCGAGGGCATCGCGAACAACATCACCGAACGGCTGGAGGCCAGTGCGAACGTCATCTGGGGCGCACGCATCCAGGAGAACTACAAGGGCAAGGTCCGTGTCATGGCCATCATGACTGGCGTCCAGAGCGCGCAGGTGCTCGGCCCGAGCACGCAGAAGCAGGCCAACAAGTCGCGCCAGGCCATCGACGGCGTCGACGAAGCCGAGTTCGAAGCCCAGCCCGGCGGTCAGCCGGTCCAGAACGGCGGCAACCAGTCCGTCAACGGCGGCGGCTCGAACTCCGGTAGCACCTGGGGCGACGGTGGTCAGGAGGAGATCGAGCAGAACAACGGCCTCGACGTCATCCGCTGA
- the cbiB gene encoding adenosylcobinamide-phosphate synthase CbiB, translating into MPMTATAAVVIAVVLDVVVGEPPNRFHPVAWFGRLVAAVDREWTHPRLVGVLAALALPLLAAGVIAGVVWLSMWVDPWAGAVVAGLALTVTTSLRMLVAEALRIVQLSTEDVAGARESLRSLAGRDASELSPGLLRSAAVESAAENLADGFVAPLAAFAVLAPVSLTLAAAGAAWVKAVNTLDSMLGYRSKPVGGPSARLDDLVMWLPARLSALLLAQVAGRPRALLRARQWLREVPSPNSGWPMGTLAAALEVRLEKPGVYVLNAGASLPSPRKAQRGVLQVASSGVVATILAGVVAWL; encoded by the coding sequence GTGCCGATGACCGCGACCGCGGCGGTCGTCATCGCGGTCGTCCTCGACGTCGTGGTCGGCGAGCCCCCGAACCGGTTCCACCCGGTCGCGTGGTTCGGGCGGCTCGTCGCCGCCGTCGACCGGGAGTGGACCCATCCCCGGCTCGTCGGCGTGCTCGCCGCGCTCGCGCTCCCGCTACTCGCCGCGGGCGTCATCGCCGGTGTCGTCTGGCTGTCGATGTGGGTCGACCCCTGGGCGGGCGCGGTCGTCGCCGGGCTCGCGCTGACGGTCACGACGAGCCTCCGGATGCTCGTCGCCGAGGCACTCCGTATCGTTCAGCTCTCCACCGAGGACGTCGCGGGGGCACGGGAGTCGCTGCGCTCGCTCGCGGGCCGCGACGCCAGCGAGCTCTCGCCCGGCCTGCTCCGGAGCGCCGCGGTCGAGAGCGCCGCCGAGAACCTCGCCGACGGCTTCGTCGCACCGCTGGCAGCGTTCGCCGTCCTCGCCCCAGTCTCCCTCACGCTGGCGGCGGCGGGAGCGGCCTGGGTCAAGGCGGTGAACACGCTGGACTCGATGCTGGGCTATCGATCGAAGCCCGTCGGCGGGCCGAGCGCGCGCCTCGACGACCTCGTGATGTGGCTCCCGGCGCGACTCTCGGCGCTGCTGCTCGCACAGGTCGCGGGCCGGCCGCGCGCGCTCCTGCGTGCCCGACAGTGGCTCCGCGAGGTCCCGTCGCCGAACTCGGGGTGGCCGATGGGGACCCTCGCGGCCGCGCTGGAGGTGCGACTCGAGAAACCGGGCGTGTACGTGCTCAACGCCGGTGCGTCGCTCCCCTCCCCGCGGAAGGCCCAGCGCGGTGTCTTACAGGTCGCCTCGTCCGGCGTCGTCGCGACGATCCTCGCGGGGGTGGTCGCGTGGCTCTGA
- a CDS encoding ribbon-helix-helix domain-containing protein, whose amino-acid sequence MERVTLRIPKQQIEEVEQMVETGEYPNRSEAIRSAVREMLNEQNDRSNEKTQRTWAKV is encoded by the coding sequence ATGGAGCGTGTGACACTGCGAATACCGAAACAGCAGATCGAGGAGGTTGAACAGATGGTCGAGACGGGCGAGTACCCGAACCGGAGCGAAGCGATCCGGTCGGCAGTCCGTGAGATGCTCAACGAGCAGAACGACCGGTCGAACGAGAAAACCCAGCGAACCTGGGCCAAGGTCTAA
- the cobS gene encoding adenosylcobinamide-GDP ribazoletransferase, whose amino-acid sequence MALSALRGAVGFLTRIPVGHDEQAWTAFTASPVAAVPVGYLVGACLALPFVAAGSVPVGVPTTVVAFGYLLLTYGLTGITHLDGVADCGDAAVVHGDPERRREVLKDTTTGVGAVAAVALVVVGLALAAVAVAGLGVGEAVAVVVASEVGAKAAMATLAAVADPPHDGLGSALADGSGVVGVLATVALALPVAGVGWWAGGDVPGLLVATLPVVAALLVAAVAARWARRRLGGVSGDVFGATNELARVAGLHVGVIAWTLS is encoded by the coding sequence GTGGCTCTGAGCGCGCTCCGGGGCGCAGTGGGCTTCCTCACCCGGATTCCGGTCGGTCACGACGAGCAGGCGTGGACCGCCTTCACTGCATCGCCGGTCGCGGCCGTCCCGGTCGGCTACCTCGTCGGCGCGTGCCTCGCACTGCCGTTCGTCGCGGCCGGAAGCGTCCCCGTCGGCGTCCCCACCACCGTCGTCGCCTTCGGGTACCTCCTGCTGACCTACGGACTCACCGGCATCACCCACCTCGACGGCGTCGCGGACTGCGGCGACGCGGCCGTCGTCCACGGCGACCCCGAGCGCCGCCGCGAGGTGCTGAAGGACACCACGACCGGCGTCGGCGCGGTTGCGGCGGTCGCGCTCGTCGTCGTCGGCCTCGCACTGGCCGCCGTCGCGGTCGCCGGGCTCGGTGTCGGGGAAGCGGTCGCCGTCGTCGTCGCCAGCGAGGTCGGCGCGAAGGCGGCGATGGCGACGCTCGCCGCGGTCGCGGACCCGCCCCACGACGGCCTCGGAAGTGCGCTCGCCGACGGGTCGGGCGTGGTCGGTGTCCTCGCCACCGTTGCGCTCGCGTTGCCGGTCGCTGGCGTCGGCTGGTGGGCCGGTGGCGACGTTCCCGGACTCCTCGTCGCCACCCTCCCCGTCGTCGCCGCGCTGCTGGTCGCCGCCGTCGCGGCCCGCTGGGCGCGCCGACGGCTCGGCGGCGTCTCCGGCGACGTGTTCGGTGCGACCAACGAACTCGCCCGCGTCGCCGGGCTGCACGTGGGGGTGATCGCGTGGACGCTCTCGTGA
- a CDS encoding NTP transferase domain-containing protein: MCGGEGTRFEGDVEKPLFRVGGVPMVDRVCGALAASRVDDVYAAVSPNAPETRTHLANRPDVTTVETPGEGYVADLGAAIEAASGEPVLTAAADLPLLAAGPVDRAVEVATSDPAGAGGEGTTHSLTVVVPAALKAQLGASVDTEMDGFAPTGLNVVGPETESETLVSYDARLAVNVNRPGDAAVAEALAGEVDTRGP, encoded by the coding sequence ATGTGCGGCGGCGAGGGAACCCGGTTCGAGGGCGACGTCGAGAAGCCCCTGTTCCGGGTCGGCGGCGTCCCGATGGTCGACCGTGTCTGCGGTGCGCTCGCGGCCAGCCGCGTCGACGACGTGTACGCCGCTGTTTCCCCGAACGCGCCCGAAACCCGGACCCACCTCGCGAACCGGCCCGACGTGACGACCGTCGAGACGCCGGGTGAGGGCTACGTCGCTGACCTCGGTGCGGCCATCGAGGCGGCCAGTGGCGAACCCGTGCTGACCGCCGCCGCCGACCTCCCGCTGCTGGCCGCGGGGCCGGTGGACCGTGCAGTCGAGGTGGCCACGTCGGACCCGGCCGGAGCCGGCGGTGAGGGGACCACACACAGCCTCACCGTCGTGGTCCCGGCCGCGCTGAAGGCGCAACTGGGCGCGAGCGTCGACACCGAGATGGACGGGTTCGCACCCACGGGACTCAACGTGGTCGGCCCCGAAACCGAGAGCGAGACGCTCGTGAGCTACGACGCCAGACTCGCCGTGAACGTGAACAGACCCGGCGACGCCGCCGTCGCCGAGGCGCTCGCCGGGGAGGTGGACACCCGTGGTCCGTGA
- a CDS encoding double zinc ribbon domain-containing protein: protein MSKITVRADDELVERLEAREESKSQLVREALRAYLADEFADPRGDSSDVQAATLDGFLADRVAALVDERVEHQLRTRQQDVNVNLRLEGATAERASVSDESLGTPEREPRSVDRDCGQCGVALGEDHVYCPNCGEKASRRVFCDCGDEIRSDWAFCPSCGRRTPAADVLDSA from the coding sequence ATGAGTAAGATTACCGTGCGTGCGGACGACGAGCTGGTCGAGCGCCTGGAGGCGCGCGAAGAGTCGAAGAGCCAGCTCGTCCGGGAGGCGCTTCGGGCGTACCTCGCCGACGAGTTCGCCGACCCGCGCGGTGACTCGTCCGACGTGCAGGCCGCCACGCTGGACGGTTTCCTCGCCGACCGGGTGGCTGCACTCGTCGACGAGCGCGTGGAGCACCAACTGCGCACGCGACAGCAGGACGTGAACGTGAACCTCCGACTCGAGGGGGCGACTGCGGAACGTGCGTCGGTGTCCGACGAATCACTGGGGACGCCGGAGCGGGAGCCGAGGTCGGTCGACCGGGACTGTGGGCAGTGTGGCGTGGCGCTCGGCGAGGACCACGTGTACTGCCCGAACTGCGGTGAGAAGGCCTCGCGCCGGGTCTTCTGTGACTGTGGCGACGAGATCAGGTCGGACTGGGCGTTCTGCCCGAGCTGCGGTCGTCGGACGCCTGCAGCGGACGTGTTGGACTCGGCGTAG
- a CDS encoding Rieske (2Fe-2S) protein, protein MTTELTDVETVHDERSWLFTARDPYGEPEEVILVPCEEGVEAWVNRCTHEAQQLDRGFGAAMRDGRIICPKHGSMFDSCSGYCDNGEAAETTLVSVDVTVEDGTVYLDDATYEFSHEGGADDDGDDDDDDMPSSTSHIGL, encoded by the coding sequence ATGACGACGGAGCTCACGGACGTCGAGACGGTCCACGACGAGCGGTCGTGGCTGTTCACCGCGCGGGACCCCTACGGCGAGCCCGAGGAGGTCATCCTCGTCCCCTGCGAGGAGGGAGTGGAGGCGTGGGTGAACCGATGTACACACGAGGCACAGCAGCTCGACAGGGGGTTCGGTGCGGCGATGCGGGACGGCCGGATCATCTGTCCGAAGCACGGCTCGATGTTCGACAGCTGCTCGGGCTACTGCGACAACGGCGAGGCGGCGGAGACGACGCTCGTCTCCGTCGACGTCACCGTCGAGGACGGGACGGTGTACCTCGACGACGCGACCTACGAGTTCAGCCACGAGGGCGGGGCGGACGACGACGGAGACGACGATGACGACGACATGCCGAGTTCGACCTCGCACATCGGGCTGTAG